The following coding sequences are from one Eucalyptus grandis isolate ANBG69807.140 chromosome 11, ASM1654582v1, whole genome shotgun sequence window:
- the LOC104425781 gene encoding uncharacterized protein LOC104425781 → MALTTVHGGGGGGGRILPVAPSRARATTTTVPVRRLLFPISPRRTLHIASAKKLSPRTGKFDSRNRRGTTTTTTEDQQDGEDYVQGQGTAEIERVGPESSAMESSGVAGDDGYFLPDLPGDKPDFWEGPQWDAFGFFVQYLWAFGIGFALIACGIAVATYNQGATDFKDTPVYKESVQSRDLLEEPDANSDVFESNPTEVAPSLE, encoded by the exons ATGGCTCTAACCACAGTCCacggcggtggcggaggtggcggcAGGATCCTCCCCGTCGCCCCCTCCAGAGCCAGAGCCACGACCACCACCGTCCCAGTTCGCCGCCTCCTCTTCCCCATCTCGCCCAGAAGAACCCTCCACATAGCCTCGGCCAAGAAGCTCTCCCCGAGGACCGGCAAATTCGACAGTAGGAACCGGAGaggcaccaccaccaccacgaccGAGGACCAGCAGGATGGTGAAGATTACGTCCAAGGCCAAGGGACGGCGGAGATCGAGAGGGTTGGGCCCGAGAGCAGCGCCATGGAGAGCTCCGGCGTCGCCGGCGACGATGGGTACTTCCTGCCGGACCTTCCTGGGGACAAGCCTGATTTCTGGGAGGGCCCTCAGTGGGACGCTTTCGGGTTCTTCGTGCAGTATTTGTGGGCTTTCGGCATCGGTTTCGCG TTGATCGCATGTGGCATTGCCGTCGCGACATACAATCAAGGAGCTACAGACTTTAAGGATACGCCGGTCTACAAGGAGTCGGTCCAATCACGGGATCTCCTGGAAGAACCCGACGCTAACTCGGATGTGTTCGAGTCCAATCCGACTGAGGTGGCCCCGAGCTTGGAATGA
- the LOC104425776 gene encoding aspartyl protease APCB1: MESDHSPRLTGVVIITLPPPDNPSLGKTITAFTLTDDRPRPPRLKNPIGPPAHPRDLPLWLPPRNPELRFSLRRLLLGSPRAVLGFLGILLFASFLFASLYPRAVQELRDSREDRERETFVFPLFPKSGAGFSSSDDVELKLGRFVGPDEERLVASIHGGTRRDQRMPNFVRSEGVTDASAILPVTGNVYPDGLYFTSILVGTPPKRYFLDMDTGSDLTWIQCDAPCKSCGKGANALYKPKSGKIVLPKDSLCKEVQRSEGFEYCETCQQCDYEIEYADHSSSMGVLARDELHLKTTNGSLAKANVVFGCAYDQQGQLLNTLTKTDGIFGLSRSRVSLPSQLASLGVINNVVGHCLSSDAAGGGYMFLGDGFLPNEGMSWIPMMSRPSNNLYHTEILKVKYGSSSLNLGGQNSGLGRIVFDTGSSYTYFSKQAYSNLVNSLRSVASMGLIQDQSDDTLPVCWRAEFPIRSVADVKHIFKTLTLQFGSKWWILSTKFHIPPEGYLILSNKGNVCLGILDGSRVLDGSTSILGDISLRGKLVVYDNVNQRVGWIRSDCVKPGRSQKHPFM; the protein is encoded by the exons ATGGAATCCGATCACTCGCCCCGGCTCACCGGCGTCGTCATCATCACTCTCCCCCCGCCGGACAACCCTTCGCTGGGCAAGACCATCACGGCCTTCACCCTCACCGACGACCGCCCCCGCCCTCCCCGCCTCAAGAACCCGATCGGCCCCCCGGCCCATCCGCGGGATCTCCCCCTCTGGCTGCCCCCGCGGAACCCCGAGCTCCGATTCTCTCTCCGGCGCCTCCTCCTCGGCAGCCCCAGAGCGGTCTTGGGGTTTCTGGGTATCCTCCTTTTCGCCTCCTTTCTCTTCGCTTCTCTGTACCCGAGGGCCGTCCAGGAGCTGCGCGATTCCCGCGAGGACAGGGAGAGGGAGACGTTCGTTTTCCCTCTGTTCCCTAAGTCTGGCGCGGGTTTCTCGTCCAGCGATGACGTGGAGCTCAAGTTAGGGAGGTTCGTCGGTCCCGATGAGGAGAGACTCGTGGCTTCAATTCATGGAGGTACGAGGAGAGACCAGAGGATGCCTAATTTCGTCCGTTCTGAGGGCGTAACTGATGCGTCTGCTATTTTGCCCGTGACGGGAAATGTGTATCCAGATGG ATTGTATTTTACTTCCATCCTGGTTGGGACTCCTCCAAAACGGTATTTTCTTGATATGGATACTGGGAGCGATTTAACATGGATCCAATGTGATGCTCCGTGTAAAAGCTGTGGCAAG GGTGCCAATGCACTCTACAAGCCAAAGAGTGGCAAAATAGTACTGCCAAAGGACTCATTGTGCAAGGAAGTTCAAAGGAGTGAGGGGTTTGAATATTGTGAGACATGCCAACAGTGTGATTATGAGATCGAGTATGCGGATCATAGTTCCTCCATGGGCGTCCTTGCAAGAGATGAGCTCCATCTAAAGACTACAAATGGGTCGTTGGCCAAAGCAAATGTGGTTTTCGG GTGTGCATATGATCAGCAAGGCCAACTGCTAAACACCCTGACAAAGACAGACGGAATATTTGGTTTAAGCAGATCTAGAGTCAGCTTACCTTCTCAGTTGGCAAGCCTTGGAGTGATTAACAATGTTGTAGGCCATTGTCTCTCCTCAGATGCCGCTGGAGGGGGTTATATGTTCCTAGGTGATGGCTTTCTACCCAATGAGGGCATGTCATGGATCCCCATGATGAGCCGTCCTTCTAA CAACTTATATCACACGGAGATTCTCAAAGTGAAATATGGGAGCAGTTCACTCAATTTAGGCGGTCAGAACAGTGGATTAGGGCGAATAGTTTTTGACACTGGCAGTTCCTACACATACTTCTCCAAACAAGCGTACTCCAACTTGGTTAATTCT CTTAGAAGTGTGGCTAGCATGGGACTCATCCAAGATCAATCGGATGATACACTGCCTGTGTGTTGGCGAGCTGAATTTCCTATCAG ATCGGTGGCTGATGTGAAGCACATCTTCAAGACTTTGACCCTTCAATTTGGGAGCAAATGGTGGATACTGTCCACGAAATTTCATATCCCTCCTGAAGGCTATTTGATCCTCAGT AATAAAGGAAATGTGTGCTTGGGCATTCTTGATGGAAGCAGGGTGCTTGATGGATCCACAAGCATACTTGGAG ATATATCGTTACGCGGCAAGCTGGTGGTCTATGACAATGTGAACCAGAGAGTTGGGTGGATCCGATCTGACTGTGTCAAACCAGGAAGATCTCAGAAGCACCCGTTTATGTGA
- the LOC104425779 gene encoding serine/threonine-protein phosphatase 2A 65 kDa regulatory subunit A beta isoform — protein sequence MMAVIEEPLYPIALLIDELKNEDIQLRLNSIRRLSTIARALGEERTRKELIPFLSENNDDDDEVLLAMAEELGAFLPYVGGVGHANVLLTPLETLCTVEETRVRDKAVASLCRIGDQMREQDVVDYFIPMMKRLAAGEWFTARVSACGLFHVAYPSAPEALKTELRGIYSQLCQDDMPMVRRSAATNLRKFAPTVEAVHLKTDIMSIFENLTQDDQDSVRLLAVEGCAALGKLLGPQDSLAHILPVMVNFSQDKSWRVRYMVAQELYELCEAVGPEPTRSDLVPAYVRLLRDNEAEVRIAAAGKVTKLCSILNPELAIQQILPCVKELSADSSQHVRSALASVIMGMAPVLGKDATIEQLLPTFLSLLKDEFPDVRLNIISKLDQVNQVIGIDLLSQSLLPAIVELAEDRHWRVRLAIIEYIPLLASQLGVRFFDDKLGALCMQWLKDKVYSIRDAAANNVRCLAEEFGPEWAMEHMVPQVLDMINNPHYLYRMTVLHVISLLAPVMGSDITCSKLLPVVISSSKDRVPNIRFNAAKVLQSIIPLVDHSVVERIIRPCLVELNEDPDVDVRFFGSQALQSSDQVMVMS from the exons ATGATGGCCGTGATCGAGGAGCCATTATACCCTATTGCGTTGCTCATAGACGAGCTGAAGAATGAGGATATCCAACTCCGTCTGAACTCCATCCGTCGGCTCTCCACCATTGCTCGTGCCCTCGGTGAAGAGAGGACGCGGAAGGAGCTGATCCCGTTTCTCAGCGAGAAcaatgacgacgacgacgaagtCCTCCTGGCGATGGCAGAAGAACTGGGGGCTTTTCTCCCGTATGTCGGAGGTGTTGGGCATGCGAATGTGTTGCTGACGCCGCTGGAAACACTTTGTACAGTCGAGGAGACCCGTGTGAGGGATAAGGCAGTTGCATCTCTGTGTAGAATTGGGGATCAGATGAGGGAGCAGGATGTGGTCGACTACTTCATTCCCATGATGAAG AGGCTGGCTGCCGGTGAATGGTTCACAGCTCGTGTTTCGGCTTGCGGCTTGTTTCATGTTGCTTACCCTAGTGCCCCGGAGGCATTGAAGACAGAACTGCGGGGAATATACAGTCAGTTATGTCAAGATGACATGCCAATGGTCAGAAGATCTGCTGCGACAAACCTTAGGAAATTTGCTCCTACTGTTGAAGCTGTGCATCTGAAAACTGATATTATGTCTATATTTGAGAATCTAACGCAAGATG ATCAGGATTCCGTGCGCTTACTGGCCGTTGAAGGGTGTGCAGCTCTTGGGAAATTGTTGGGACCCCAAGACTCTTTGGCCCATATCCTACCTGTCATGGTTAACTTCTCCCAG GATAAGTCTTGGCGCGTTCGTTACATGGTTGCTCAGGAATTGTATGAGCTATGTGAAGCTGTTGGTCCTGAACCAACTAG GTCAGACCTGGTTCCTGCTTATGTTCGCCTGCTTCGTGACAACGAGGCTGAAGTGCGTATAGCCGCTGCAGGAAAAGTTACCAAGTTATGCAGTATTTTGAATCCTGAACTTGCAATTCAGCAGATTCTTCCTTGTGTGAAG gaaTTGTCTGCAGATTCATCACAGCATGTCAGGTCTGCTTTGGCCTCTGTCATAATGGGAATGGCACCAGTTTTAGGGAAG GATGCCACGATTGAACAGCTACTCCCAACATTCTTGTCTCTTCTGAAAGATGAATTTCCTGATGTTCGACTGAATATCATTAGCAAACTTGATCAAGTTAACCAG GTGATTGGAATTGATCTGCTCTCCCAGTCCCTATTACCTGCTATTGTTGAACTTGCAGAGGATAGGCACTGGAGGGTTAGGCTTGCCATCATAGAGTACATACCACTGCTGGCTAGCCAGTTGGGTGTAAGATTTTTTGATGATAAGCTTGGTGCTCTGTGCATGCAGTGGCTGAAAGATAAG GTTTACAGTATCCGGGATGCTGCCGCTAACAATGTGAGGTGCCTTGCAGAAGAATTTGGACCAGAATGGGCAATGGAACATATGGTTCCACAG GTTTTGGACATGATAAACAACCCGCACTATCTATATCGGATGACCGTTCTTCATGTGATATCTCTGCTTGCCCCTGTCATGGGATCCGATATCACTTGTTCAAAACTTTTGCCAGTGGTTATTAGTTCCTCAAAAGATAG GGTACCCAATATCAGATTCAATGCGGCAAAGGTGTTGCAGTCTATTATTCCTCTAGTCGATCATTCT GTTGTAGAGAGGATTATTCGTCCGTGTTTGGTTGAGCTGAACGAGGACCCAGATGTTGATGTTAGATTCTTCGGCAGTCAAGCACTTCAGTCGAGTGACCAGGTCATGGTGATGAGCTAA